One window from the genome of Erwinia sorbitola encodes:
- the argE gene encoding acetylornithine deacetylase: protein MKTKLPPFIEIYRQLIATPSISATDSALDQSNETLINLLAGWFRDIGFTVEVQPVPGTRNKFNMLAKSGNGAGGLLLAGHTDTVPFDDGRWTRDPFTLTEHDNKLYGLGTADMKGFFAFILDTLRDIDVSALKKPLYILATADEETTMAGAKFFSETTSLRPDCAIIGEPTSLKPVRAHKGHISNVIRIQGQSGHSSDPGRGVNAIELMHESITQLMELRNTLKTRYHHDGFAIPYPTMNFGHINGGDAANRICACCELHMDIRPLPGLTLSDLDGLLNEALAPVSARWPGRLTVGELHPPIPGYECPREHQLVQVVEKLLGTETEVVNYCTEAPFIQEICPTLVLGPGSIDQAHQPDEFIDTAFIKPTRELIAQVVHHFCHH, encoded by the coding sequence GTGAAGACAAAATTACCCCCTTTTATTGAGATTTACCGCCAGTTGATTGCAACGCCATCAATCAGTGCAACCGACAGTGCGCTCGATCAGAGCAATGAAACTTTAATCAATTTACTCGCTGGCTGGTTCCGCGATATCGGCTTCACGGTGGAAGTGCAGCCAGTGCCTGGTACGCGCAATAAATTCAATATGCTGGCGAAGAGCGGTAACGGTGCCGGAGGCCTTCTGCTGGCGGGTCATACTGATACCGTTCCTTTCGATGATGGCCGCTGGACGCGTGATCCCTTTACCCTGACCGAACACGATAACAAGCTATACGGGCTGGGAACGGCTGATATGAAAGGCTTCTTCGCTTTCATTTTAGATACTTTGCGTGATATTGACGTGTCAGCGTTGAAAAAACCGCTCTACATCCTGGCTACCGCTGACGAAGAAACCACTATGGCGGGTGCGAAGTTCTTCTCTGAAACGACCAGCCTGCGCCCGGACTGTGCCATTATCGGCGAGCCAACATCACTGAAACCTGTACGCGCCCATAAAGGCCATATTTCCAATGTCATCCGCATTCAGGGCCAGTCCGGCCACTCCAGCGATCCGGGGCGAGGCGTTAACGCCATTGAACTGATGCATGAGTCGATTACCCAGCTAATGGAGCTGCGCAACACGCTGAAAACGCGCTATCACCACGACGGCTTTGCGATCCCCTACCCTACAATGAACTTCGGCCATATTAACGGCGGTGATGCTGCTAACCGCATCTGCGCCTGCTGTGAACTGCATATGGATATACGCCCACTGCCGGGTCTGACGTTAAGCGATCTCGACGGGCTGCTGAATGAAGCGCTGGCTCCGGTAAGCGCACGCTGGCCTGGCCGACTAACCGTAGGCGAATTGCATCCGCCGATCCCTGGCTACGAGTGCCCGCGTGAACATCAGCTGGTGCAAGTGGTAGAGAAACTGCTGGGAACAGAAACGGAAGTGGTCAACTACTGCACCGAGGCACCATTTATTCAGGAAATCTGCCCGACGCTGGTTTTAGGCCCGGGATCAATCGATCAGGCGCACCAGCCGGATGAATTTATCGACACGGCATTTATCAAGCCAACCAGAGAGCTGATCGCCCAGGTGGTGCACCATTTTTGCCATCACTAA
- the argH gene encoding argininosuccinate lyase has product MALWGGRFTQAADQRFKLFNDSLRFDYRLAEQDITGSIAWSKALVTVNVLTADEQQQLEVALNALLEDVRANPQQILESDAEDIHSWVEGKLIDKVGALGKKLHTGRSRNDQVATDLKLWCKAQVSELLIATRQFQQALVATAEANQDAVMPGYTHLQRAQPVTFAHWCLAYVEMLARDESRLQDTLKRLDVSPLGCGALAGTAYEIDREQLAGWLGFASATRNSLDTVSDRDHVLELLSDASIGMIHLSRFAEDLIFFNTGESGFVELSDKVTSGSSLMPQKKNPDALELIRGKAGRVQGALTAMSMTLKGLPLAYNKDMQEDKEGLFDALDTWSDCLHMAALVLDGIQVKRPRCQEAAEQGYANSTELADYLVAKGVPFREAHHIVGETVVEAIKQGVALEALKLSDLQKFSSVIGEDVYPILALQSCLDKRNAKGGVSPHQVAAAITEAKQRLA; this is encoded by the coding sequence ATGGCACTTTGGGGTGGACGGTTTACGCAGGCAGCAGATCAACGTTTCAAGCTCTTCAATGACTCACTGCGCTTCGACTATCGTCTGGCAGAGCAGGATATTACCGGTTCCATTGCCTGGTCCAAAGCGCTGGTGACGGTCAATGTATTAACCGCCGATGAGCAGCAGCAGCTGGAAGTGGCGCTGAATGCTTTACTGGAAGATGTGCGCGCAAATCCACAGCAAATACTGGAAAGCGACGCCGAAGATATTCACAGCTGGGTGGAGGGCAAACTGATCGATAAGGTCGGAGCGCTGGGTAAAAAACTCCATACTGGCCGTAGCCGTAATGATCAGGTCGCAACCGACCTGAAACTGTGGTGCAAAGCGCAGGTCAGCGAATTGCTGATCGCCACGCGTCAGTTCCAGCAGGCGCTGGTCGCCACCGCAGAAGCCAATCAGGATGCGGTAATGCCGGGCTATACCCACCTGCAACGCGCCCAGCCGGTGACGTTTGCCCACTGGTGCCTGGCCTACGTTGAGATGCTGGCGCGTGATGAAAGCCGCCTGCAGGATACGCTGAAGCGCCTTGATGTCAGTCCGCTTGGCTGCGGGGCGCTGGCGGGAACAGCCTATGAGATCGATCGTGAGCAGCTGGCAGGCTGGTTAGGTTTTGCCTCTGCAACCCGTAACAGCCTCGATACCGTTTCAGACCGCGACCACGTGCTGGAGCTGCTGTCTGATGCCTCAATCGGCATGATTCACCTGTCGCGCTTCGCTGAAGATCTGATCTTCTTCAACACTGGCGAATCCGGTTTTGTCGAGCTGTCTGATAAGGTCACTTCAGGTTCATCTCTGATGCCACAGAAGAAAAACCCGGATGCGCTGGAGCTGATCCGTGGCAAAGCTGGTCGTGTGCAGGGTGCTTTAACCGCGATGAGCATGACGCTGAAAGGGCTGCCGCTGGCCTACAACAAAGATATGCAGGAAGACAAAGAGGGGCTGTTTGACGCACTCGATACCTGGTCTGACTGCCTGCATATGGCGGCGCTGGTGCTGGATGGTATTCAGGTGAAACGCCCGCGTTGCCAGGAGGCCGCCGAACAAGGATATGCTAACTCCACCGAACTGGCGGACTATCTGGTAGCTAAAGGTGTACCTTTCCGTGAAGCGCACCATATTGTTGGCGAAACGGTAGTTGAAGCTATCAAGCAGGGCGTGGCGCTGGAAGCACTGAAGTTATCTGATTTGCAGAAGTTCAGCAGTGTGATTGGCGAGGATGTGTATCCGATTCTTGCGCTGCAATCCTGCCTGGATAAACGTAACGCGAAAGGCGGCGTTTCTCCGCATCAGGTAGCAGCCGCGATTACCGAAGCGAAGCAGCGTCTGGCTTAA
- a CDS encoding glutathione peroxidase produces MFASQEGKSVPQVTFHTRQGDSWVDVTTDELFKDKTVIVFSLPGAFTPTCSSSHLPRYNELADVFKKHGVDSILCVSVNDTFVMNAWKADQHAGHITFIPDGNGEFTRGMEMLVEKADLGFGPRSWRYSMLVRNGVVEKMFVEPNKPGDPFEVSDADTMLRYVAPEFKVQESVSLFTKPGCTFCAKAKQMLLDRGIKFEEIVLGQDATTVSLRAMTGRATVPQVFIGGRHIGGSDDLEQFFAA; encoded by the coding sequence ATGTTTGCAAGTCAGGAAGGTAAGTCTGTCCCGCAGGTCACTTTTCACACACGTCAGGGCGACAGTTGGGTCGATGTCACCACTGATGAGCTGTTTAAAGACAAAACCGTGATCGTCTTTTCACTGCCGGGTGCCTTTACCCCCACCTGCTCCTCCAGCCATCTGCCACGCTACAACGAACTGGCTGATGTATTTAAAAAACATGGCGTAGACAGCATCCTGTGCGTTTCTGTCAACGATACGTTTGTGATGAATGCCTGGAAAGCCGATCAGCATGCCGGACACATCACCTTTATCCCCGATGGCAACGGCGAGTTCACTCGCGGCATGGAAATGCTGGTCGAAAAAGCCGATCTCGGCTTTGGCCCGCGCTCCTGGCGTTACTCCATGCTGGTACGTAACGGCGTGGTAGAGAAAATGTTTGTTGAGCCAAACAAACCGGGTGACCCGTTTGAGGTATCTGATGCAGATACCATGCTGCGCTATGTAGCGCCGGAGTTTAAGGTGCAGGAGTCCGTATCGCTGTTCACTAAGCCGGGCTGTACATTCTGCGCTAAAGCCAAGCAGATGCTGTTAGATCGCGGGATTAAGTTCGAAGAGATCGTTCTGGGCCAGGATGCAACCACCGTCAGCCTGCGCGCTATGACTGGCCGTGCTACCGTACCTCAGGTATTTATCGGCGGACGTCATATTGGCGGCAGCGATGATTTAGAGCAGTTCTTCGCGGCGTAA
- a CDS encoding argininosuccinate synthase, with product MQDKSIKKIVLAYSGGLDTSAIIPWLKENYGGCEVVAFVADIGQERGDLEGVEQKALQSGASECHVVDLREEFISEYVYPVLQTGALYEGTYLLGTSMARPIIAKAQVELALKVGADALCHGATGKGNDQVRFETTYTALAPQLKVVAPWREWNLRSREALLDYLKERNIPTTASLEKIYSRDENAWHISTEGGVLESPWNAPNKDCWVWTVDPLEAPDQPEQVTVSVEKGRVVAVNGEALSPFGCLDKLNAIGARHGVGRIDIVENRLVGIKSRGCYETPGGTIMVNALRAVEQLVLDRDSFKWREQLGLEMSYVVYDGRWFAPLRKSIQASAAALAEEVNGEVVLQLYKGQVTAIQKKSANSLYSEEFATFGEDEVYDHRHAGGFIRLFSLSSRIRALNEKK from the coding sequence ATGCAAGATAAGAGCATCAAAAAAATCGTACTGGCTTACTCCGGCGGTCTGGATACTTCGGCCATCATTCCATGGCTGAAAGAGAACTACGGCGGCTGTGAAGTCGTGGCATTCGTGGCGGACATCGGCCAGGAGCGCGGCGATCTGGAAGGCGTTGAGCAGAAAGCGCTGCAATCTGGTGCGTCAGAGTGTCATGTGGTGGATCTGCGTGAAGAGTTCATCAGCGAGTACGTTTATCCGGTGCTGCAAACCGGTGCCCTGTATGAAGGCACCTATCTGCTGGGAACGTCTATGGCGCGCCCGATTATCGCAAAAGCTCAGGTTGAACTGGCCCTTAAAGTGGGCGCAGATGCGCTGTGCCACGGCGCGACCGGTAAAGGTAATGACCAGGTGCGTTTCGAAACCACCTACACCGCGCTGGCACCACAGTTGAAAGTGGTTGCGCCATGGCGTGAGTGGAACCTGCGTTCCCGTGAAGCTCTGCTGGATTACCTGAAAGAACGTAATATCCCGACTACTGCGTCGCTGGAAAAAATTTACAGCCGTGATGAAAATGCATGGCATATCTCCACCGAAGGCGGCGTGCTGGAAAGCCCGTGGAACGCACCGAACAAAGATTGCTGGGTGTGGACCGTTGATCCGCTGGAAGCACCAGATCAGCCTGAGCAGGTGACCGTTTCCGTTGAGAAAGGCCGCGTTGTTGCCGTCAATGGCGAAGCGTTAAGCCCGTTTGGCTGCCTGGACAAACTGAATGCTATCGGTGCCCGTCACGGCGTTGGCCGTATCGACATCGTGGAAAACCGTCTGGTCGGTATCAAGTCCCGTGGCTGCTATGAAACCCCTGGCGGCACCATCATGGTGAATGCGCTGCGTGCCGTTGAGCAACTGGTGCTGGATCGCGATAGCTTCAAATGGCGTGAGCAGCTGGGTCTGGAAATGTCCTACGTGGTTTACGATGGTCGCTGGTTCGCGCCGCTGCGTAAATCTATTCAGGCCTCTGCCGCAGCACTGGCAGAAGAAGTGAATGGTGAAGTGGTTCTGCAACTGTATAAAGGCCAGGTAACGGCGATTCAGAAAAAATCTGCTAACAGCCTGTACTCTGAAGAGTTCGCGACCTTCGGTGAAGATGAAGTGTACGATCACCGTCATGCAGGCGGCTTTATCCGTCTGTTCTCTCTCTCTTCACGCATCCGTGCGCTGAACGAGAAGAAGTAG
- the argB gene encoding acetylglutamate kinase, whose translation MTNPLIIKLGGVLLDSEEALERLFDALVAYRAAHQRPLLIVHGGGCLVDELMTKLALPVKKKNGLRVTPADQIDIITGALAGTANKTLLAWSKKHGIDAVGLCLGDGGSVNVAQFDDELGHVGLATPGSPRLISTLLEAGYLPVVSSIGITQDGLLMNVNADQAATALAATLGADLILLSDVSGILDANKQRIAEMTAEKAEQLIADGVITDGMIVKVNAALDAARTLGRPVDIASWRHAEQLPALFNGVSIGTRILA comes from the coding sequence ATGACGAATCCGTTAATTATCAAGTTAGGTGGTGTGTTGCTGGACAGCGAAGAAGCGCTGGAGCGGCTGTTTGACGCCCTGGTGGCCTATCGTGCTGCTCATCAACGTCCGCTGCTGATTGTTCACGGTGGTGGCTGCCTGGTCGATGAGCTGATGACTAAATTAGCGCTGCCGGTGAAGAAGAAAAACGGCCTGCGTGTGACCCCAGCCGATCAGATTGACATTATTACCGGTGCGCTGGCTGGTACGGCGAACAAAACCCTGCTGGCCTGGTCGAAAAAACATGGCATTGATGCTGTGGGCCTCTGTCTTGGTGACGGCGGCAGCGTCAATGTGGCGCAGTTTGATGATGAGCTTGGCCACGTTGGTCTGGCAACGCCAGGCTCTCCACGGCTGATCTCCACGCTGCTGGAGGCGGGTTATCTGCCGGTAGTCAGCTCAATTGGTATTACTCAGGATGGCCTGCTGATGAACGTGAATGCCGATCAGGCAGCGACGGCACTGGCAGCTACTCTGGGCGCAGATCTGATTCTGCTCTCTGACGTTAGCGGTATTCTTGACGCTAATAAGCAGCGTATCGCTGAAATGACGGCAGAAAAAGCAGAACAGCTGATCGCTGACGGTGTGATCACCGACGGTATGATCGTTAAAGTAAACGCTGCACTGGACGCTGCCCGTACTCTGGGCCGTCCGGTTGATATTGCCAGCTGGCGCCATGCGGAACAGCTGCCAGCCCTGTTTAACGGCGTGTCCATTGGCACCCGTATCCTCGCTTAA
- the oxyR gene encoding DNA-binding transcriptional regulator OxyR, with protein sequence MNIRDLEYLVSLAEHRHFRRAADACHVSQPTLSGQIRKLEDELGVMLLERTSRKVLFTQAGLLLVDQARTVLREVKVLKEMASQQGEAMSGPLHIGLIPTVGPYLLPQIIPTLHQTFPKLEMYLHEAQTQQLLAQLDSGKLDCAILALVKESEAFIEVPLFDEPMKLAIYADHPWHDRDRVPMSDLAGEKLLMLEDGHCLRDQAMGFCFQAGADEDTHFRATSLETLRNMVAAGSGITLLPSLAVPNERVRDGVCYLPCYKPVPQRTIALVYRPGSPLRGRYEQLAEAIREHMRVVMDRLKEPV encoded by the coding sequence ATGAACATTCGTGATCTGGAATATCTGGTTTCACTGGCAGAACACCGCCATTTCCGTCGTGCAGCCGATGCCTGCCATGTGAGTCAACCAACGTTAAGCGGCCAGATTCGTAAGCTGGAAGATGAGCTGGGAGTGATGCTGCTGGAGCGTACCAGCCGCAAAGTGTTATTCACTCAGGCCGGTTTGCTGCTGGTGGATCAGGCACGTACCGTGCTGCGTGAAGTGAAAGTATTGAAAGAGATGGCCAGCCAGCAGGGCGAGGCGATGTCCGGACCGCTGCATATAGGCCTGATCCCTACCGTTGGCCCATATCTGCTGCCACAGATTATCCCTACCTTGCATCAGACCTTCCCTAAACTCGAAATGTATCTGCATGAAGCGCAGACGCAGCAGCTGCTGGCGCAGCTCGACAGCGGCAAGCTGGATTGTGCCATTCTCGCACTGGTAAAAGAGTCGGAAGCATTTATTGAAGTTCCGCTGTTTGATGAGCCAATGAAGCTGGCGATCTACGCCGATCACCCGTGGCATGACCGCGATCGTGTACCGATGTCAGATCTGGCAGGGGAAAAACTGTTGATGCTGGAAGATGGTCACTGTCTGCGCGATCAGGCGATGGGCTTTTGCTTCCAGGCGGGAGCCGATGAAGATACCCATTTCCGCGCTACCAGTCTGGAGACGCTGCGCAATATGGTCGCGGCAGGTAGCGGTATCACGCTCTTGCCTTCGCTTGCCGTGCCGAACGAGCGGGTGCGTGATGGCGTCTGCTATCTGCCTTGCTACAAACCTGTACCGCAGCGCACTATTGCACTGGTTTACCGCCC